The Rhododendron vialii isolate Sample 1 chromosome 5a, ASM3025357v1 genome contains a region encoding:
- the LOC131326993 gene encoding leucine-rich repeat receptor protein kinase HPCA1-like isoform X1: protein MIVSWEMGPKIKVFLSLISIQVLIVAASTNSADVLALKSLMSGWTNTPPNWVGSDPCGGSWEGISCTNSRVTSLKLGGTNLNGYFSNDITSLSALQYLDLSNNKGLTGTLPQSIGNLTNLSTLMLIGCSFFGLIPDSIGSLQQLTYLSLNSNNFSGPIPNSIGNLNILIWLDVTANQLNGTIPISKGTTTGLDMLVNTKHFHLGQNQLVGSIPSQLFNPNMQMIHVILDNNLLTDRIPYEMGNVQTLEVVRLNGNSLNGSVPANLNYLTSLSELYLANNNLTGVLPNLTGMDLLNYVDMSNNSFDASSAPPWFTSLQSLTTLMMERTQLQGHIPVNLFSLPQLQTVVLSNNQLNGTLNVATTSNSELTLVDCTNNVITNYTKATGSTADVILAGNPICNGTNASQSYCSAQNSNSSSSIPSNYCPTTICSSNEVLSPNCTCAFPLTGTLHFISFSFSNLENSTYSKFLVGTLMSAFLSSHLPVDSVAVSDPTIDMYSYLQFTIQIFPSGQDEFNRTAVSGIGTLLNLQPFQIKDYFGPFFFISENYCCFADAPSSTNKSSNAGIIAGAAVGGSVLVLLLIGVGIYAYRQKKRVERTSEQNPFASWESNKTSGDVPQLKGAKLFSFEELEKCTDNFSEANVIGAGGYGKVYKGTIASGQLVAIKRAQQGSLQGALEFKTEIELLSRINHKNVVELVGFCYEQGEQMLVYEYVPNGTLNENLAGKERKKMDWMRRLSVALDSARGLAYLHELANPPIIHRDIKSNNILLDDQLTAKVADFGLSKLRGDIEKGYVTTQVKGTLGYMDPEYYMTQQLTEKSDVYSFGVVLLELVTGRAPIARGKHIVRVVNEAMDGSEDPYSNLQEVLDPNLDRHLVGLEKFVELAMSCVSDSGAGRPTMGEVVREIENIIQMAGMNLDKIKSANTISSDYSTEENIQSPYSGEDPFHYSMGSLPFNVESH from the exons atgattgtgTCTTGGGAAATGGGTCCAAAGATTAAGGTCTTCCTTTCATTGATTTCAATTCAAGTTTTGATTGTAGCAGCATCAACGAATTCAGCTGATG TTCTTGCTCTGAAATCACTCATGTCTGGCTGGACGAACACGCCACCCAACTGGGTTGGGTCAGACCCTTGTGGCGGCAGCTGGGAAGGAATTTCATGCACCAATTCACGCGTGACCTCCTT GAAATTAGGAGGGACAAATTTGAATGGTTACTTTTCCAATGACATCACATCATTATCTGCGTTGCAATATCT GGATCTATCTAACAATAAGGGTCTGACAGGAACTCTTCCACAATCAATTGGGAATTTGACTAATCTTTCTACCTT AATGCTGATCGGTTGCAGTTTCTTTGGTTTAATTCCAGACTCAATTGGATCTCTTCAGCAGTTGACCTACTT ATCTCTGAATTCGAATAACTTCAGCGGACCAATTCCGAATTCCATTGGTAATTTGAATATTCTTATTTGGCTAGATGTAACCGCTAACCAGCTAAATGGAACAATTCCCATCTCCAAAGGGACCACAACGGGTCTGGACATGCTAGTTAATACGAAGCACTT TCATCTCGGACAGAATCAGCTCGTTGGCAGCATCCCATCTCAACTTTTTAACCCAAACATGCAAATGATACATGT GATTTTGGACAACAACCTACTTACTGACAGGATCCCTTACGAAATGGGAAATGTGCAAACTTTGGAGGTGGT ACGCCTCAATGGGAATTCACTTAATGGTTCTGTCCCTGCAAACCTAAACTACCTTACAAGTCTCAGTGAGCT GTACTTGGCCAACAATAATCTGACTGGAGTTCTGCCCAACCTCACAGGGATGGACCTCCTTAACTATGT GGACATGAGCAACAATAGTTTCGACGCATCAAGTGCTCCTCCATGGTTTACAAGCCTACAATCTTTGACGACAtt AATGATGGAACGCACCCAACTTCAAGGACATATACCAGTCAATCTCTTCAGCCTTCCTCAGTTGCAGACTGT GGTACTGAGTAACAACCAACTTAATGGAACCTTGAATGTTGCCACAACCTCTAACAGTGAACTGACGCTCGTTGATTGTACAAACAATGTGATTACGAACTATACAAAAGCAACAGGATCAACTGCAGATGTAAT ATTGGCGGGTAACCCAATCTGTAATGGAACTAATGCATCACAAAGTTATTGCTCAGCTCAGAATTCCAATTCCTCAAGTTCCATACCATCAAATTACTGCCCAACCACAATTTGCAGTTCAAATGAAGTACTAAGCCCGAATTGCACATGCGCCTTTCCTCTCACAGGAACTCTGCACTTCATATCTTTCTCCTTCTCCAATTTGGAAAACTCCACTTACTCCAAGTTCCTTGTGGGTACTCTGATGTCGGCCTTTTTGTCCAGTCATCTTCCAGTAGATTCAGTTGCCGTTAGTGATCCAACCATCGACATGTATTCTTACCTTCAGTTCACAATCCAAATCTTCCCTTCTGGCCAAGATGAGTTTAATCGTACGGCAGTTTCTGGCATTGGAACTCTCCTCAATCTCCAACCTTTTCAGATCAAAGATTATTTCGGTCCCTTCTTCTTTATTAGTGAAAACTATTGTTGCTTTGCAG ATGCTCCTTCCAGTACAAACAAGTCATCAAATGCTGGCATTATTGCTGGAGCAGCAGTTGGTGGTTCAGTGCTCGTGTTACTATTGATTGGGGTTGGAATTTATGCTTACcgtcaaaagaaaagagttgaaAGAACGAGTGAACAGAATCCTTTCG CTTCTTGGGAATCCAATAAAACAAGTGGTGACGTTCCTCAGCTGAAAGGAGCGAAACTGTTCTCATTTGAAGAACTTGAGAAATGCACGGACAACTTTTCAGAAGCCAATGTCATTGGAGCTGGGGGCTATGGGAAG GTGTATAAAGGAACTATTGCCTCTGGGCAACTAGTTGCCATCAAAAGAGCTCAACAGGGATCGTTGCAAGGTGCTCTTGAATTCAAAACAGAAATCGAGCTTCTATCACGAATTAATCATAAGAATGTTGTCGAGCTTGTCGGTTTCTGTTACGAGCAAGGTGAACAAATGCTGGTCTATGAGTACGTTCCAAATGGTACTTTAAACGAAAACCTTGCAG GgaaggagagaaagaaaatggaTTGGATGAGGAGGCTCAGCGTGGCGCTTGATTCGGCAAGAGGTCTAGCATATTTGCATGAGCTTGCCAACCCTCCTATCATACACAGGGACATCAAATCAAATAACATCTTGCTAGATGATCAATTAACTGCAAAGGTTGCTGATTTTGGTTTATCCAAACTCAGGGGTGATATTGAAAAGGGATATGTCACCACTCAAGTCAAAGGGACATTG GGTTACATGGATCCTGAATATTACATGACTCAACAGTTGACTGAAAAGAGCGACGTTTACAGCTTTGGAGTCGTCCTTCTAGAGCTCGTAACGGGAAGAGCACCAATAGCGCGCGGAAAGCACATTGTGAGAGTAGTGAATGAGGCAATGGATGGCTCAGAAGATCCATACAGCAATCTTCAGGAGGTTCTTGATCCAAATCTGGACAGACATCTTGTTGGTTTGGAGAAGTTTGTGGAACTGGCAATGAGTTGTGTAAGCGACTCGGGAGCCGGGCGGCCAACGATGGGTGAGGTggtgagagaaattgaaaacatcATTCAGATGGCTGGTATGAATCTCGACAAAATCAAATCGGCCAACACCATTTCATCAGATTATTCAACTGAGGAGAACATTCAAAGTCCTTATAGTGGTGAAGACCCCTTCCACTATAGCATGGGTTCTCTGCCTTTCAACGTAGAGAGCCACTAA
- the LOC131326993 gene encoding leucine-rich repeat receptor protein kinase HPCA1-like isoform X2 — MIVSWEMGPKIKVFLSLISIQVLIVAASTNSADVLALKSLMSGWTNTPPNWVGSDPCGGSWEGISCTNSRVTSLDLSNNKGLTGTLPQSIGNLTNLSTLMLIGCSFFGLIPDSIGSLQQLTYLSLNSNNFSGPIPNSIGNLNILIWLDVTANQLNGTIPISKGTTTGLDMLVNTKHFHLGQNQLVGSIPSQLFNPNMQMIHVILDNNLLTDRIPYEMGNVQTLEVVRLNGNSLNGSVPANLNYLTSLSELYLANNNLTGVLPNLTGMDLLNYVDMSNNSFDASSAPPWFTSLQSLTTLMMERTQLQGHIPVNLFSLPQLQTVVLSNNQLNGTLNVATTSNSELTLVDCTNNVITNYTKATGSTADVILAGNPICNGTNASQSYCSAQNSNSSSSIPSNYCPTTICSSNEVLSPNCTCAFPLTGTLHFISFSFSNLENSTYSKFLVGTLMSAFLSSHLPVDSVAVSDPTIDMYSYLQFTIQIFPSGQDEFNRTAVSGIGTLLNLQPFQIKDYFGPFFFISENYCCFADAPSSTNKSSNAGIIAGAAVGGSVLVLLLIGVGIYAYRQKKRVERTSEQNPFASWESNKTSGDVPQLKGAKLFSFEELEKCTDNFSEANVIGAGGYGKVYKGTIASGQLVAIKRAQQGSLQGALEFKTEIELLSRINHKNVVELVGFCYEQGEQMLVYEYVPNGTLNENLAGKERKKMDWMRRLSVALDSARGLAYLHELANPPIIHRDIKSNNILLDDQLTAKVADFGLSKLRGDIEKGYVTTQVKGTLGYMDPEYYMTQQLTEKSDVYSFGVVLLELVTGRAPIARGKHIVRVVNEAMDGSEDPYSNLQEVLDPNLDRHLVGLEKFVELAMSCVSDSGAGRPTMGEVVREIENIIQMAGMNLDKIKSANTISSDYSTEENIQSPYSGEDPFHYSMGSLPFNVESH, encoded by the exons atgattgtgTCTTGGGAAATGGGTCCAAAGATTAAGGTCTTCCTTTCATTGATTTCAATTCAAGTTTTGATTGTAGCAGCATCAACGAATTCAGCTGATG TTCTTGCTCTGAAATCACTCATGTCTGGCTGGACGAACACGCCACCCAACTGGGTTGGGTCAGACCCTTGTGGCGGCAGCTGGGAAGGAATTTCATGCACCAATTCACGCGTGACCTCCTT GGATCTATCTAACAATAAGGGTCTGACAGGAACTCTTCCACAATCAATTGGGAATTTGACTAATCTTTCTACCTT AATGCTGATCGGTTGCAGTTTCTTTGGTTTAATTCCAGACTCAATTGGATCTCTTCAGCAGTTGACCTACTT ATCTCTGAATTCGAATAACTTCAGCGGACCAATTCCGAATTCCATTGGTAATTTGAATATTCTTATTTGGCTAGATGTAACCGCTAACCAGCTAAATGGAACAATTCCCATCTCCAAAGGGACCACAACGGGTCTGGACATGCTAGTTAATACGAAGCACTT TCATCTCGGACAGAATCAGCTCGTTGGCAGCATCCCATCTCAACTTTTTAACCCAAACATGCAAATGATACATGT GATTTTGGACAACAACCTACTTACTGACAGGATCCCTTACGAAATGGGAAATGTGCAAACTTTGGAGGTGGT ACGCCTCAATGGGAATTCACTTAATGGTTCTGTCCCTGCAAACCTAAACTACCTTACAAGTCTCAGTGAGCT GTACTTGGCCAACAATAATCTGACTGGAGTTCTGCCCAACCTCACAGGGATGGACCTCCTTAACTATGT GGACATGAGCAACAATAGTTTCGACGCATCAAGTGCTCCTCCATGGTTTACAAGCCTACAATCTTTGACGACAtt AATGATGGAACGCACCCAACTTCAAGGACATATACCAGTCAATCTCTTCAGCCTTCCTCAGTTGCAGACTGT GGTACTGAGTAACAACCAACTTAATGGAACCTTGAATGTTGCCACAACCTCTAACAGTGAACTGACGCTCGTTGATTGTACAAACAATGTGATTACGAACTATACAAAAGCAACAGGATCAACTGCAGATGTAAT ATTGGCGGGTAACCCAATCTGTAATGGAACTAATGCATCACAAAGTTATTGCTCAGCTCAGAATTCCAATTCCTCAAGTTCCATACCATCAAATTACTGCCCAACCACAATTTGCAGTTCAAATGAAGTACTAAGCCCGAATTGCACATGCGCCTTTCCTCTCACAGGAACTCTGCACTTCATATCTTTCTCCTTCTCCAATTTGGAAAACTCCACTTACTCCAAGTTCCTTGTGGGTACTCTGATGTCGGCCTTTTTGTCCAGTCATCTTCCAGTAGATTCAGTTGCCGTTAGTGATCCAACCATCGACATGTATTCTTACCTTCAGTTCACAATCCAAATCTTCCCTTCTGGCCAAGATGAGTTTAATCGTACGGCAGTTTCTGGCATTGGAACTCTCCTCAATCTCCAACCTTTTCAGATCAAAGATTATTTCGGTCCCTTCTTCTTTATTAGTGAAAACTATTGTTGCTTTGCAG ATGCTCCTTCCAGTACAAACAAGTCATCAAATGCTGGCATTATTGCTGGAGCAGCAGTTGGTGGTTCAGTGCTCGTGTTACTATTGATTGGGGTTGGAATTTATGCTTACcgtcaaaagaaaagagttgaaAGAACGAGTGAACAGAATCCTTTCG CTTCTTGGGAATCCAATAAAACAAGTGGTGACGTTCCTCAGCTGAAAGGAGCGAAACTGTTCTCATTTGAAGAACTTGAGAAATGCACGGACAACTTTTCAGAAGCCAATGTCATTGGAGCTGGGGGCTATGGGAAG GTGTATAAAGGAACTATTGCCTCTGGGCAACTAGTTGCCATCAAAAGAGCTCAACAGGGATCGTTGCAAGGTGCTCTTGAATTCAAAACAGAAATCGAGCTTCTATCACGAATTAATCATAAGAATGTTGTCGAGCTTGTCGGTTTCTGTTACGAGCAAGGTGAACAAATGCTGGTCTATGAGTACGTTCCAAATGGTACTTTAAACGAAAACCTTGCAG GgaaggagagaaagaaaatggaTTGGATGAGGAGGCTCAGCGTGGCGCTTGATTCGGCAAGAGGTCTAGCATATTTGCATGAGCTTGCCAACCCTCCTATCATACACAGGGACATCAAATCAAATAACATCTTGCTAGATGATCAATTAACTGCAAAGGTTGCTGATTTTGGTTTATCCAAACTCAGGGGTGATATTGAAAAGGGATATGTCACCACTCAAGTCAAAGGGACATTG GGTTACATGGATCCTGAATATTACATGACTCAACAGTTGACTGAAAAGAGCGACGTTTACAGCTTTGGAGTCGTCCTTCTAGAGCTCGTAACGGGAAGAGCACCAATAGCGCGCGGAAAGCACATTGTGAGAGTAGTGAATGAGGCAATGGATGGCTCAGAAGATCCATACAGCAATCTTCAGGAGGTTCTTGATCCAAATCTGGACAGACATCTTGTTGGTTTGGAGAAGTTTGTGGAACTGGCAATGAGTTGTGTAAGCGACTCGGGAGCCGGGCGGCCAACGATGGGTGAGGTggtgagagaaattgaaaacatcATTCAGATGGCTGGTATGAATCTCGACAAAATCAAATCGGCCAACACCATTTCATCAGATTATTCAACTGAGGAGAACATTCAAAGTCCTTATAGTGGTGAAGACCCCTTCCACTATAGCATGGGTTCTCTGCCTTTCAACGTAGAGAGCCACTAA
- the LOC131327593 gene encoding protein FAR-RED IMPAIRED RESPONSE 1-like, which produces MKADNSDFFFAIDLDDDGRLRNVFWANARSKAVCKEFGDVVTFDTIYFVNKYDMPFAPFVGVNHHGQLILLGCGLVSHEDTKSFSWLFKTWMTCMWGCAPKAIFTDQCMTMTNAIEDVFPNTRHRWCIWHILKKVPEKLGKYDAYKSISPCLQSVVYDSLTKDEFEDAWEMFIKKYELQDNEWLHGLYLEKNRWVPAFVKDVFWAGMSSTQRSESMNSYFDRNLYIEHDKDSKQVTNLRKEFPSREDINDFYIISTVHMLFFSSSRSTSSPFTKRILKRDSSISLMHKSLTVDDGHRKQKSYRPRSWWWSLTWRVRLVGVADGGEACGNRRW; this is translated from the exons ATGAAAGCCGACAATTCTGACTTCTTTTTTGCCATAGATTTGGATGATGATGGTCGATTGAGGAATGTATTCTGGGCTAATGCAAGGAGTAAGGCAGTTTGTAAGGAGTTTGGTGATGTTGTGACATTTGACACAATATACTTCGTAAACAAGTATGATATGCCTTTTGCTCCATTTGTAGGCGTCAATCATCATGGTCAGTTGATATTATTGGGATGTGGACTCGTATCTCATGAAGACACCAAGTCATTTTCGTGGTTATTTAAGACTTGGATGACATGCATGTGGGGTTGTGCTCCCAAAGCGATTTTTACCGATCAATGTATGACCATGACGAATGCTATAGAAGACGTATTTCCTAACACCCGACACCGGTGGTGCATATGGCACATCTTGAAAAAGGTGCCAGAAAAATTGGGAAAGTACGATGCATATAAATCAATTTCACCTTGTTTGCAAAGTGTGGTTTATGATTCACTTACAAAAGATGAATTTGAGGATGCTTGGGAGATGTTCATCAAAAAGTACGAACTTCAAGATAATGAATGGTTACATGGGTTGTACTTAGAGAAGAACCGATGGGTGCCGGCTTTTGTGAAAGATGTATTTTGGGCGGGAATGTCATCCACACAGAGAAGTGAGAGTATGAATTCTTATTTTGACAGAAACTTATACATTGAACATGATAAGGATTCCAAACAAGTAACCAATTTG AGAAAAGAATTTCCTAGTAGAgaagatataaatgatttcTACATTATCAGTACAGTGCAcatgctttttttttcctcttccagAAGTACCTCTAGTCCATTCacaaaaaggattttgaaacgTGACAGTTCAATTTCTCT GATGCATAAATCTTTGACTGTTGATGATGGACATAGGAAACAGAAATCTTATC GGCCCAGGAGTTGGTGGTGGTCGTTGACGTGGAGGGTGAGGCTGGTGGGAGTTGCCGATGGGGGTGAGGCTTGTGGGAATCGCCGGTGGTGA